The Methanomassiliicoccales archaeon genome has a segment encoding these proteins:
- a CDS encoding inorganic diphosphatase, whose protein sequence is MSLWKEVPSGRNPPEIVNVIIETPKGSKNKYEVSKEFDCMLLDRVLHSSVVFPLAYGLIPRTFYEDGDPLDAMVLISEPTFPGCVVEARPIGVLEMSDEKGQDDKILTVACGDPKNNQYFELEDIPQHYLDEISEFFKTYKRLEEKKGTNVIGWQGRARATEIVTDSLALFRNKYGYK, encoded by the coding sequence ATGTCATTATGGAAAGAGGTCCCCTCGGGAAGGAATCCACCTGAGATCGTCAATGTCATCATCGAGACCCCCAAGGGCAGCAAGAACAAGTACGAGGTCTCCAAGGAGTTCGACTGCATGCTCCTGGACCGCGTCCTGCACTCCAGCGTGGTCTTCCCCCTGGCCTACGGGCTCATACCCCGCACCTTCTACGAGGACGGCGACCCCTTGGACGCCATGGTGCTCATCAGCGAGCCGACCTTCCCCGGATGCGTGGTCGAGGCCCGTCCCATCGGAGTGCTGGAGATGAGCGACGAGAAGGGGCAGGACGACAAGATCCTGACCGTGGCCTGCGGCGACCCCAAGAACAACCAGTACTTCGAGCTGGAGGACATCCCCCAGCACTACCTGGACGAGATCTCCGAGTTCTTCAAGACCTACAAGAGGCTGGAAGAAAAGAAGGGGACGAACGTCATAGGCTGGCAGGGACGGGCTAGGGCCACGGAGATCGTCACGGATTCCCTGGCGCTGTTCCGCAACAAGTACGGCTACAAGTGA
- a CDS encoding preprotein translocase subunit Sec61beta, translating into MAKENKTGGFQSAAGLIRYFDSEDEKALKMSPYVVIALCVITIAVVVVASALYPT; encoded by the coding sequence ATGGCTAAGGAAAACAAGACCGGGGGATTCCAGTCCGCGGCAGGCCTCATCAGGTACTTTGACAGTGAGGACGAGAAGGCCTTGAAGATGAGCCCCTATGTGGTCATCGCCCTGTGCGTGATAACCATAGCCGTGGTCGTGGTGGCCAGCGCGCTCTACCCGACGTAA
- a CDS encoding DsrE family protein, with translation MKLGMVLYSNDPETVFQAFRIGIYSLTQGDQVYMFLLAKGVECEDLGNEKFNITKEIKAFMDAGGKTFSCTSCMKLRAKGETQVCALSKMADLYRIITESDRVITF, from the coding sequence ATGAAGCTCGGAATGGTTCTGTACTCTAACGACCCGGAGACCGTATTTCAAGCGTTCAGGATAGGCATTTATTCCTTGACCCAGGGCGACCAGGTCTACATGTTCCTGCTGGCCAAGGGCGTGGAATGTGAGGACCTGGGCAATGAGAAGTTCAACATCACCAAGGAGATCAAGGCTTTCATGGACGCCGGAGGAAAGACCTTCAGCTGCACGTCCTGCATGAAACTGAGGGCCAAGGGGGAGACCCAGGTCTGTGCACTATCAAAGATGGCCGATCTGTACAGGATAATCACCGAGAGCGACAGGGTGATCACTTTTTGA
- a CDS encoding DNA topoisomerase VI subunit B produces MSSIADELAKKQKEISVSEFFERNRHILGFDSPVKSLIMGIKEAVDNSLDACEEASIPPEILVVVERVDKDEYRVTVEDNGPGIVKKIIPNVFGRLLYGSRFHAVRQSRGQQGIGISATVMYGQITTGKPATVVSKTGADDVAWVMDIMINTKKNMPDVLKEDPFVWDGKEHGTRITYYINGRYMGGKQSVMEYLKQTAIVNPHSRITFVDPDGKRTTFERATDNLPPVTKEIKPHPSGLELGTLMNMAKETKNKNLAKFLQLDFSRISDRLAKEICEKARLDQMVNPAKLNLDDHKRLLQAIGEVKIMAPPTDCLSPIGPHLIKKGLRNVLDEVRPEFYAQPVTRDPKVHSGNPFLVEVGIVYGGDLPKDQPVQILRFANRVPLLYQQGACVITKSIESTDWRRYGLEQRGGSGIPYGPAIILVHVASTKVPFTSEAKEAIANLPEIQAEVELALKICGRSLKSHLNKKETKSKTRVKFEIVQVILPLIAQKSAKIVGKPVPKLGGTITKIMNVVWIDDTVTFEKGKHKVHLSIYNYTPQSQRFNLHMVLPPGSFDYKGLQFFPTEVRDDGKASWELQKIASTDKLDLRFTLTGLNKEDYDENEIYASGINPVMIIGAEPLPGDWDVKGLEVTESVQEPVAEEEEDEVDYDESAEALNDD; encoded by the coding sequence ATGAGTTCGATCGCTGACGAGCTAGCGAAAAAGCAGAAGGAGATTTCCGTCTCCGAGTTCTTCGAGCGCAACCGTCACATTCTGGGCTTCGATTCCCCGGTGAAATCGCTCATCATGGGCATCAAGGAGGCGGTGGACAACTCCCTGGACGCCTGCGAGGAGGCCAGCATCCCTCCTGAGATATTGGTCGTGGTGGAGAGGGTGGACAAGGACGAGTACCGGGTCACCGTGGAGGACAACGGACCGGGCATCGTCAAGAAGATAATTCCCAACGTCTTCGGGCGCCTTCTTTACGGTTCGCGCTTCCACGCCGTGCGGCAGTCGCGCGGTCAGCAGGGCATAGGCATCTCCGCCACCGTCATGTATGGGCAGATCACCACCGGCAAGCCCGCCACGGTGGTATCCAAGACCGGAGCTGACGATGTGGCCTGGGTCATGGACATCATGATCAATACCAAGAAGAACATGCCTGACGTGCTCAAGGAGGACCCCTTCGTCTGGGACGGCAAGGAGCACGGCACGCGCATCACCTATTACATCAACGGCCGGTACATGGGCGGCAAGCAGTCGGTCATGGAATACCTGAAGCAGACGGCCATCGTGAACCCGCACTCCCGCATCACTTTCGTGGACCCGGACGGCAAGCGCACCACGTTCGAGAGGGCCACCGACAACCTGCCACCGGTGACCAAGGAAATCAAGCCGCACCCCTCGGGCCTGGAGCTGGGCACCCTCATGAACATGGCCAAGGAGACCAAGAACAAGAACCTGGCCAAGTTCCTGCAGCTGGACTTCTCCCGCATAAGCGACCGCCTGGCCAAAGAGATCTGCGAGAAGGCCAGGCTGGACCAGATGGTGAACCCGGCCAAGCTTAACCTCGATGATCACAAGAGGCTTCTGCAGGCCATCGGCGAGGTCAAGATCATGGCCCCGCCCACGGACTGCCTTTCCCCCATCGGTCCCCATCTCATCAAGAAAGGATTGCGTAACGTGCTGGACGAGGTCCGGCCGGAGTTCTACGCCCAGCCGGTGACCAGGGACCCCAAGGTGCATTCCGGGAACCCCTTCCTGGTGGAGGTCGGAATCGTCTATGGCGGGGACCTGCCCAAGGACCAACCGGTGCAGATCCTGCGCTTCGCCAACCGCGTCCCCTTGCTGTATCAGCAGGGAGCGTGCGTCATAACCAAGTCCATAGAGAGCACCGACTGGAGGCGCTACGGGCTGGAGCAGCGCGGCGGCTCAGGCATACCGTACGGTCCGGCCATCATCCTGGTGCACGTAGCCTCCACCAAGGTCCCTTTCACCTCCGAGGCCAAGGAGGCCATCGCCAACCTGCCGGAGATCCAGGCCGAGGTGGAGCTCGCCCTCAAGATATGCGGGCGCTCTCTCAAGTCCCATCTGAACAAGAAGGAGACCAAGAGCAAGACCAGGGTCAAGTTCGAGATCGTGCAGGTGATATTGCCGCTCATAGCCCAGAAGAGCGCCAAGATAGTTGGGAAGCCGGTGCCGAAGCTCGGGGGCACCATCACCAAGATCATGAACGTGGTCTGGATTGACGACACCGTGACGTTCGAGAAGGGGAAGCACAAGGTGCACCTGTCCATATACAACTACACCCCGCAGTCGCAGAGGTTCAACCTGCACATGGTGCTGCCCCCGGGATCCTTCGATTACAAGGGCCTGCAGTTCTTCCCCACCGAGGTGCGGGATGACGGAAAGGCCTCTTGGGAACTGCAGAAGATAGCGTCCACGGACAAGCTAGATTTGAGATTCACCCTCACCGGTCTTAACAAAGAGGACTACGACGAGAACGAGATCTACGCCTCGGGCATCAATCCGGTGATGATCATCGGCGCGGAACCGCTGCCCGGCGACTGGGACGTCAAGGGGCTCGAGGTCACGGAGAGCGTGCAGGAGCCGGTGGCCGAGGAAGAAGAGGACGAGGTCGACTACGACGAGTCCGCGGAGGCGCTCAACGATGACTGA
- a CDS encoding ATP-binding cassette domain-containing protein, with product MSCGNEVVIKVKGLVRTYRSSSGMFHQKRRETVAVDHIDLEVRRGELFGLLGPNGAGKTTTIKVLTTLLLPTEGSVRILGHDVVKDSMEVRKHIGLILGGERGLYYRVTARQNLRYFADIYGVPLSIRDQRIDEVLKKVGLTDKADIRVEDYSRGMKQRLHIAKGIIHDPELIFMDEPTIGLDPQAARDAREMTKDLITEGKTVLLTTHYMFEADELCNRIGVIARGKIVALDTPHGLKSLVKDTSVIEVEGFGITNGDLDALKALPGVRTVSANMSEDKQVLRVQAGDASALLPSVTNLLNGKKIIGIRIKEPTLEDAYLWLVREDA from the coding sequence GTGAGCTGTGGGAATGAGGTCGTAATCAAGGTGAAGGGGCTGGTTAGGACCTACCGCAGTTCCTCCGGTATGTTCCATCAGAAGAGGAGGGAGACCGTGGCCGTGGACCATATCGACCTGGAGGTCCGGCGCGGCGAGCTGTTCGGTCTGCTGGGCCCGAACGGGGCTGGTAAGACCACCACCATCAAGGTGCTCACCACTCTGCTGCTGCCCACGGAGGGCAGCGTGAGGATCCTGGGCCACGACGTGGTCAAGGATTCCATGGAGGTGCGGAAGCACATAGGTCTGATCCTGGGAGGGGAGAGGGGGCTTTACTATCGCGTTACTGCGCGCCAGAACCTGAGGTACTTCGCAGATATCTACGGCGTTCCCCTGAGCATTAGGGACCAGAGGATTGACGAGGTCCTGAAGAAGGTCGGCCTGACGGACAAGGCCGACATCCGGGTGGAGGACTACTCCCGGGGCATGAAGCAGCGCCTGCACATCGCCAAGGGCATAATCCACGACCCGGAGCTGATATTCATGGACGAGCCCACCATCGGCCTGGACCCCCAGGCGGCCCGTGACGCGCGGGAGATGACCAAGGACCTCATTACCGAAGGCAAGACCGTCCTGCTCACCACCCATTACATGTTCGAGGCCGACGAGCTGTGCAACCGCATAGGGGTCATAGCTCGCGGCAAGATCGTGGCTCTCGATACGCCCCATGGACTTAAGTCCCTGGTGAAGGACACCTCGGTCATCGAGGTGGAGGGGTTCGGCATCACCAACGGAGACCTGGACGCGTTGAAGGCGCTCCCCGGCGTACGCACCGTCTCCGCCAACATGAGCGAGGACAAGCAGGTCCTGAGGGTACAGGCCGGGGACGCTTCCGCCCTGCTGCCATCGGTGACCAACCTGCTCAACGGGAAGAAGATCATCGGCATACGGATCAAGGAACCGACGCTGGAGGACGCCTACCTGTGGCTGGTGAGGGAAGATGCCTAG
- the lysS gene encoding lysine--tRNA ligase, giving the protein MHWADVIANTLVARGGKHLISTGITPSGSIHVGSLRESITANAVYKALKDQKADVDFIYLVDSYDPLRKRYPFLPECFEKEVGKPICYIPCPDGCHGSYAEHYITPFLNAIGELGIKPRIIWTHKLYEEGKFTEIVDLVLRERAQVASILGEVTGRKMPEDFWPFSAECPKCGLFSDKITGYEFPYVHFRCSCGYEGDADIRKGEGKMPWRVEWPAKWKLFGVTCEPFGKDHAAAGGSYDSGVRLAREIYKVEPPHPVPYEFIQFKGKGQMHKSTSNVVTGTDALQITPAPVLAFSVMRYNPERHIDYDPGIGILDIVDEYDKVETFYFNGGEDEKEKDLLRAYEIAQPSGVRKKLPLQVPYRHLVSVAQISDSFEGAINVLKRSMSIDDISKEDMDVLEQRLECVRHWLSVFAPEEVLYTVSQERPDVEITEEEKGYIAKLRERLATTEWTGDHIHDAIYETAKGRGMQPKVCFQALYRLFIARRSGPRLGFFLSTLDKEFVLKRLAEA; this is encoded by the coding sequence ATGCATTGGGCAGACGTGATAGCTAACACCCTAGTGGCCAGGGGCGGCAAGCATCTCATTTCCACGGGCATCACCCCTTCCGGCTCCATCCATGTAGGCAGCCTGAGGGAGTCCATAACCGCCAACGCGGTCTACAAGGCCCTCAAGGACCAGAAGGCCGACGTGGACTTCATCTATCTGGTAGATTCGTACGATCCGTTACGAAAGCGTTACCCCTTCCTCCCTGAATGCTTCGAGAAGGAGGTGGGCAAACCCATCTGCTACATTCCCTGCCCGGACGGCTGCCACGGCAGCTACGCCGAGCATTACATCACTCCCTTCCTGAACGCCATTGGCGAGCTGGGCATCAAACCCCGCATCATCTGGACGCACAAACTCTACGAGGAGGGCAAGTTCACCGAGATCGTGGACCTGGTCCTACGGGAACGGGCCCAGGTCGCCAGCATATTGGGCGAGGTCACCGGAAGGAAAATGCCCGAGGACTTCTGGCCGTTCTCTGCGGAATGCCCGAAGTGCGGCCTGTTCAGCGACAAGATAACCGGTTACGAGTTCCCCTACGTACATTTCCGATGCTCGTGCGGGTACGAGGGCGACGCCGACATACGCAAGGGAGAGGGCAAGATGCCCTGGCGCGTGGAATGGCCGGCCAAATGGAAGCTATTCGGAGTAACATGCGAACCGTTCGGCAAGGACCACGCCGCCGCCGGAGGGTCCTACGACAGCGGAGTGCGCTTGGCCAGGGAGATATACAAGGTGGAGCCGCCCCACCCGGTGCCCTACGAGTTCATCCAGTTCAAGGGAAAGGGCCAGATGCACAAGTCCACCAGCAACGTGGTCACCGGGACGGACGCCTTGCAGATCACCCCCGCCCCCGTGCTGGCCTTCAGCGTGATGCGCTACAACCCGGAGAGGCACATCGACTACGACCCAGGCATAGGCATATTGGACATCGTGGACGAGTATGACAAGGTGGAAACGTTCTATTTCAACGGAGGCGAGGACGAGAAGGAGAAGGACCTGTTGCGGGCTTACGAGATCGCCCAGCCCTCCGGGGTCCGCAAGAAGTTGCCCTTGCAGGTGCCCTACCGGCACCTGGTCAGTGTGGCCCAGATATCCGATTCGTTCGAGGGCGCGATCAACGTCCTCAAGCGCTCCATGAGCATAGACGACATTTCCAAAGAGGACATGGACGTCCTGGAACAGAGGTTGGAATGCGTACGGCACTGGCTCAGCGTCTTCGCCCCCGAGGAGGTGCTCTACACCGTCAGCCAGGAAAGACCGGACGTGGAAATCACTGAGGAAGAGAAGGGTTACATCGCCAAATTGAGGGAACGCCTGGCCACCACCGAATGGACCGGAGACCACATCCACGACGCTATCTACGAGACGGCCAAGGGACGCGGGATGCAGCCCAAGGTATGCTTCCAGGCGCTTTACCGGCTGTTCATCGCCAGGCGCTCCGGCCCCCGGCTGGGCTTCTTCCTGTCCACCCTGGACAAGGAGTTCGTGCTCAAGCGACTGGCCGAGGCCTGA
- a CDS encoding ABC transporter permease, translating to MPRLRALTASFCHQANMFLAEPQWLIPNIIAPFIFTMVVLMLFQDPGPDALLYAVLGGGMMGMWGNTLYASGFSIQSDRWWGTADAIFGAPSPLIWIIGGRTLWNALIGILNGLFVLVVVVVAYQMPFQVADLPLFLLAFITTLLSLAALGMLFSAAFVLTRSAQVLTNGLEFPIYVGTGTMFPIALLPFWTGPLSLSLAPTWGIDAIRYAALSGYDQGLWVGYWGDMLAMVLLWPSSSTSRRS from the coding sequence ATGCCTAGGCTGAGAGCGCTCACCGCCTCCTTCTGCCACCAGGCCAATATGTTCTTGGCCGAGCCGCAGTGGCTGATACCGAACATCATCGCCCCTTTCATATTCACCATGGTGGTCCTGATGCTGTTCCAGGACCCCGGCCCCGACGCCCTGCTGTACGCCGTGCTCGGCGGGGGGATGATGGGCATGTGGGGGAACACCCTGTACGCTTCCGGATTTTCCATCCAGTCGGACCGCTGGTGGGGCACGGCGGACGCCATATTCGGCGCGCCGAGCCCGCTCATATGGATCATCGGCGGACGGACGCTTTGGAACGCTCTGATTGGTATCCTCAATGGGCTGTTCGTGCTCGTCGTGGTCGTCGTCGCGTATCAAATGCCGTTCCAGGTGGCCGACCTGCCCCTGTTCCTGCTGGCCTTCATTACTACGCTGCTGTCCCTGGCCGCCCTGGGGATGCTGTTCAGCGCCGCCTTCGTGCTCACCCGCTCGGCGCAGGTGCTGACCAATGGGCTGGAGTTCCCTATCTACGTCGGAACGGGAACCATGTTCCCCATCGCCCTGCTGCCTTTCTGGACCGGCCCGCTCTCTCTCTCCCTGGCGCCCACCTGGGGCATAGACGCCATCCGCTACGCGGCCTTGTCCGGGTACGATCAGGGGCTGTGGGTGGGATACTGGGGGGACATGCTGGCCATGGTCCTGCTCTGGCCTTCTTCGTCTACGTCGCGACGTTCGTGA
- a CDS encoding rubrerythrin, whose amino-acid sequence MSSKGCCNLTDTMMSKIPVDLENLNADHLDREILRAAIIAELDAISLYEQLASMTGDHKVRKILLDVAREEKTHVGEFQTLLLLIDPEQSEELEEGRKEVEEELE is encoded by the coding sequence ATGTCCTCGAAGGGATGTTGTAATCTCACTGATACCATGATGTCCAAGATACCCGTCGACCTGGAGAACCTCAACGCGGACCACCTGGACCGGGAGATCCTGAGAGCGGCCATCATCGCCGAGCTGGACGCTATTAGCTTATACGAACAGTTAGCTTCCATGACCGGGGACCACAAGGTCCGCAAGATACTTTTAGATGTGGCCCGGGAGGAGAAGACCCACGTGGGGGAGTTCCAGACCTTGTTGCTCCTCATCGATCCGGAGCAGAGCGAGGAGCTGGAAGAGGGGCGAAAGGAAGTGGAGGAAGAGCTGGAATAA
- a CDS encoding PH domain-containing protein — protein MAQQNLEPVEKVLWQGGPEFMSFLLSGFRGIIPGLMFFGFSLFWTASTSSTRAPSEFLIFGSIFMLIDLFILFGGPIIQWLRYNNTEYIVTDRRIITQTGVIGLDTRYIDNEWVREVYVKVGIIDRFFGTGSVMVSTASGMVMEAGPNATRPALWSLNDPYGVQ, from the coding sequence TTGGCGCAGCAGAACCTGGAGCCCGTGGAGAAGGTCCTATGGCAGGGCGGGCCGGAGTTCATGTCCTTCCTGCTCTCCGGGTTCAGGGGGATAATTCCAGGACTGATGTTCTTCGGTTTTTCATTGTTCTGGACCGCATCGACAAGCTCCACCAGGGCGCCTTCAGAGTTCCTCATCTTCGGTTCCATCTTCATGCTCATCGACCTCTTCATCCTATTCGGCGGGCCGATCATCCAGTGGCTGAGGTACAACAACACCGAGTACATCGTCACCGACCGCCGCATAATCACGCAGACCGGCGTTATCGGCCTGGACACCCGCTACATCGACAACGAATGGGTGCGCGAGGTGTACGTCAAGGTGGGCATCATCGACCGCTTCTTCGGCACCGGTTCGGTGATGGTCTCCACCGCCTCCGGGATGGTCATGGAGGCCGGCCCGAACGCTACCCGGCCGGCCTTATGGTCCTTGAACGACCCCTATGGTGTGCAGTAG
- a CDS encoding DNA topoisomerase IV subunit A produces the protein MTEGENKAVRSLKEIAQSIYDQIDTGRVPKMTLPLRTKSNIRFDPKHGVWKYGKATGARSAKKVNGAMMLLRTMYVLEFIEDMIATNKSSTLREMYYISEGWEKAKFSSQDESNLLAEDLEIVTTCLREDFKLRPEEDGARVIGDLTLSEMDRKGKLKKFNCRDDVGDSGYGIPYNVEKEKLQLLSTNAKFVIAIETGGMFDRLVENRFDEDNDAVIVHLKGQPARSTRRFIKRLNEELKLPVVVFTDGDPWSFRIFASVAYGAIKTAHISEYLATPTAEFVGISASDITNYKLPTDKLTDMDVRALNAELKDPRFADEYWRGEIETMLKLNKKAEQQALAKYGLDFVTDKYLPEKLGNMGVLR, from the coding sequence ATGACTGAGGGAGAGAACAAGGCAGTGCGCTCGCTGAAGGAGATCGCCCAATCGATCTACGACCAGATAGATACCGGCCGGGTGCCGAAGATGACCCTGCCGCTGAGGACCAAGAGCAACATCCGCTTCGATCCCAAGCACGGCGTCTGGAAGTACGGAAAGGCCACCGGAGCCCGTTCTGCTAAAAAGGTCAACGGGGCTATGATGCTTTTGCGCACCATGTACGTGCTGGAGTTCATCGAGGACATGATCGCCACCAACAAGTCCTCCACCTTGAGGGAGATGTACTACATCTCCGAGGGTTGGGAAAAAGCTAAGTTCTCCTCGCAGGACGAGAGCAACCTGCTGGCCGAGGACCTGGAGATCGTCACTACCTGCCTGCGCGAGGACTTCAAGCTGCGCCCGGAGGAGGACGGGGCTCGGGTCATCGGCGACCTGACCTTAAGCGAGATGGACCGAAAGGGCAAGTTGAAGAAATTCAACTGCCGAGACGACGTTGGCGACTCCGGGTACGGCATCCCTTACAACGTGGAGAAGGAGAAGCTGCAGCTGCTCAGCACCAACGCCAAGTTCGTGATAGCCATAGAGACCGGTGGTATGTTCGACCGTCTGGTGGAGAACCGCTTTGACGAGGATAACGACGCGGTCATAGTGCATCTGAAAGGGCAGCCGGCCCGTTCCACCCGCCGTTTCATCAAGCGCCTGAACGAGGAGCTGAAGCTGCCAGTGGTGGTCTTCACCGACGGTGACCCCTGGAGCTTCCGCATCTTCGCCTCGGTGGCCTACGGTGCCATCAAGACCGCCCATATCTCCGAGTACCTGGCCACGCCCACGGCCGAGTTCGTGGGCATAAGCGCCTCGGACATCACCAACTACAAATTGCCGACGGACAAGCTGACGGACATGGACGTTCGAGCGCTCAACGCCGAGCTGAAGGACCCCCGCTTCGCCGACGAGTACTGGAGGGGCGAGATCGAGACCATGCTCAAGTTGAACAAGAAGGCCGAGCAGCAAGCGCTGGCGAAATACGGCCTGGACTTCGTGACCGACAAGTATCTTCCGGAGAAGCTTGGCAACATGGGCGTCCTGCGCTAG
- a CDS encoding ABC transporter permease, producing the protein MNNDDISVAYVAIGNALQSLASVSIFAVCNITGEEKQQGTIENLLVSPANRFSVFVGRAMFQIVNGIATVVIAFFYAAFIFNVDFSQADLVSLAAVILVTTFAMTGFGLMLSSLGLFLRTSMIIANVFLFIGLLVCGVNFPVSYLPVWLQPVSYAIPMTYGTEAARMAVDGSSLSQISGLLGLEALVGFAVLIVGYFMFRGFEYLARSRGTLDQF; encoded by the coding sequence GTGAACAACGACGACATAAGCGTGGCGTACGTGGCCATCGGGAACGCCCTGCAATCGCTGGCCTCGGTCAGCATTTTCGCAGTGTGCAACATAACCGGGGAGGAGAAGCAGCAGGGGACCATCGAGAACCTGCTAGTGTCGCCGGCCAACCGCTTCTCGGTGTTCGTCGGTAGAGCCATGTTCCAGATCGTCAACGGCATCGCCACCGTGGTCATCGCCTTCTTCTACGCGGCCTTCATATTCAACGTGGACTTCTCCCAGGCGGACCTGGTGTCCCTGGCCGCGGTCATCCTGGTCACCACCTTCGCCATGACCGGGTTCGGTCTGATGCTTAGCTCGCTGGGGCTGTTCCTCAGGACCTCCATGATAATCGCCAACGTCTTCCTGTTCATCGGGCTGCTGGTGTGCGGGGTCAACTTCCCGGTGTCCTACCTGCCGGTGTGGCTGCAGCCCGTCTCCTACGCCATTCCTATGACCTACGGGACGGAAGCGGCCAGGATGGCTGTGGACGGTTCCTCGTTATCGCAGATATCCGGGCTGTTGGGGCTGGAGGCCCTGGTGGGGTTCGCTGTTCTCATCGTCGGCTATTTCATGTTCCGGGGCTTCGAATATCTGGCCCGCAGCCGGGGCACGCTAGACCAGTTCTAG
- a CDS encoding cation:proton antiporter — protein MGEAEIQLVLFQLFVIILLVEVARIVCNKTKVPSVIGEILVGIIIANTILMGLIDLDSDMDFFMILKNLGVIFLLFSVGLQTPFSTIRKIGGTAILVATCGVLLPFFAGYGLMVGLGYPLIESLFVGAALVATSVGITARVIKDMDLMRTIESRVIIGAAVIDDVQGMIVLAIVVGIAGGGAFDIVQVGLVSVEAVLFVLAIIFIGSLLLPKMVKGRSDKRRASFGDDRPRGLFSRLFPNYPKKRREKKAVRLRTTDRRSKGISPLPLALIICFALSFVSSYIGLAAIIGAFLAGMAFAEFKDTWPCESKIEPITEFLSPFFFVFVGISVVLADFKDVIVLALVITGIAIVTKFIGCGLGAKKLGGKSMAIIGVGMIPRGEVGLIVASIGITMIDKGTGLPFIEQNLYNAIVFMSVATTLMAPPLLSYTFKRKHGKNQARIPADVEQRTE, from the coding sequence ATGGGAGAGGCAGAGATTCAGTTGGTCTTGTTCCAGCTTTTCGTTATCATACTCCTGGTAGAAGTAGCCAGGATAGTATGCAACAAGACCAAGGTCCCATCGGTGATCGGCGAGATACTGGTGGGCATCATCATCGCCAATACCATCTTGATGGGCTTAATCGACCTGGATTCCGACATGGACTTCTTCATGATCCTCAAGAATCTGGGTGTGATATTCCTTCTGTTCTCCGTAGGTCTGCAAACGCCGTTCAGCACCATCCGTAAGATAGGTGGGACCGCCATCCTAGTGGCCACTTGCGGGGTCCTCCTCCCGTTCTTCGCTGGTTACGGTCTCATGGTCGGCCTGGGCTATCCGCTTATCGAGTCCTTGTTCGTGGGGGCTGCGCTGGTAGCCACCAGCGTGGGCATCACCGCCCGAGTAATCAAAGACATGGACCTCATGCGCACCATCGAATCGCGAGTGATTATCGGGGCCGCAGTAATAGACGATGTGCAAGGCATGATCGTACTGGCCATCGTAGTCGGCATCGCTGGCGGAGGCGCCTTCGATATAGTCCAGGTGGGCCTGGTGTCCGTTGAGGCAGTGTTGTTCGTCCTGGCCATAATATTCATCGGTTCCCTTTTGCTGCCGAAGATGGTCAAGGGAAGGAGCGATAAGAGGAGGGCCAGTTTCGGAGATGACCGGCCCAGAGGATTGTTCTCTCGTCTGTTCCCCAATTATCCCAAGAAGCGCAGGGAGAAGAAGGCAGTCAGGCTCAGGACCACTGACCGCAGGTCCAAGGGCATCAGCCCCCTCCCGCTGGCTCTGATAATCTGTTTTGCTCTCTCCTTCGTCTCCTCGTACATAGGTCTAGCGGCAATTATCGGAGCCTTCCTGGCAGGAATGGCCTTCGCCGAGTTCAAGGACACCTGGCCCTGTGAGAGCAAGATTGAGCCCATCACTGAGTTCCTGTCTCCATTCTTCTTTGTTTTCGTGGGCATAAGTGTCGTACTGGCCGATTTCAAAGACGTAATAGTACTGGCCCTGGTGATAACCGGGATCGCTATCGTTACCAAGTTCATAGGGTGCGGGCTGGGAGCCAAGAAGCTCGGTGGGAAGTCTATGGCCATTATCGGGGTGGGCATGATCCCCCGTGGCGAGGTCGGCCTAATCGTTGCTAGCATCGGCATAACAATGATAGATAAAGGAACCGGTCTTCCATTCATTGAGCAGAACCTCTACAATGCCATCGTCTTCATGTCTGTGGCCACCACATTAATGGCGCCACCGCTACTATCATACACGTTCAAAAGGAAACATGGAAAAAATCAAGCCCGGATCCCTGCAGATGTCGAGCAAAGGACCGAATGA